A single window of Brevundimonas naejangsanensis DNA harbors:
- a CDS encoding BLUF domain-containing protein, with product MNTLEQLVYFSRSRLAREDEAKAIADIVDVAAYLNARNGISGALTLQDGVFVQILEGSPSALDILMLHLHFDERHEDIEVLVRDTIERRSFAAWGMTAPSPRQSEALRHLIAARSQDLCAWRAAMTELLSEAA from the coding sequence ATGAACACGCTGGAACAGCTCGTCTACTTCAGCCGGTCACGGCTCGCTCGCGAAGACGAGGCTAAGGCGATCGCCGACATCGTCGATGTCGCGGCTTATTTGAACGCCCGCAACGGCATCAGCGGGGCCCTGACCCTGCAAGACGGCGTGTTCGTTCAGATCCTCGAAGGCTCGCCCAGCGCCCTGGATATCCTCATGCTGCATCTGCATTTCGATGAACGGCATGAAGATATCGAGGTGTTGGTCAGGGACACGATCGAGCGCCGCAGCTTCGCCGCGTGGGGAATGACGGCGCCGTCGCCTCGTCAGTCCGAGGCGCTCCGACACCTGATCGCAGCCCGTTCGCAGGACCTTTGCGCCTGGCGCGCCGCCATGACCGAACTGCTGTCCGAAGCGGCGTGA
- the dut gene encoding dUTP diphosphatase: MTALRIERLPHAEGLALPAYETAGSAGMDLRAALAEGETLVLEPGQRKLVPTGLKIALEPGYEAQVRPRSGLALKHGISAPNSPGTIDSDYRGEVGVILINHGELPFEIKRGDRIAQMVIARYEQAQIVEVEALDETDRGAGGFGSTGR; the protein is encoded by the coding sequence ATGACCGCCCTCCGTATCGAACGCCTGCCCCACGCCGAGGGCTTGGCCCTGCCCGCCTATGAGACCGCCGGTTCGGCCGGCATGGACCTTCGCGCCGCGCTCGCCGAGGGCGAGACCCTGGTGCTGGAGCCCGGCCAGCGCAAATTGGTGCCCACTGGTCTGAAGATCGCCCTGGAGCCCGGGTACGAAGCCCAGGTGCGCCCGCGCTCGGGCCTGGCGCTGAAGCACGGAATCTCGGCGCCGAATTCGCCCGGCACCATCGACAGCGATTATCGCGGCGAGGTCGGGGTCATCCTGATCAACCACGGCGAGCTGCCGTTCGAGATCAAGCGCGGCGACCGCATCGCCCAGATGGTGATCGCCCGCTACGAGCAGGCGCAGATCGTCGAGGTCGAAGCCCTGGACGAAACCGACCGGGGCGCGGGCGGATTCGGTTCAACCGGGCGTTGA
- the coaBC gene encoding bifunctional phosphopantothenoylcysteine decarboxylase/phosphopantothenate--cysteine ligase CoaBC yields MTAPSLSSALAGRKVLLIIGGGIAAYKALELIRLLSKAGAQTMAVLTKAGAEFVTPMSLAALTGHPVRQDLFMPDDETAMGHIELSRWADLVVVAPATAGLIAKAANGMADDLASTTLLATDKKVLLAPAMNVRMWLHPAVQANVARLKGFDGYHGMAVVGPDDGVMACGEFGPGRMAEPPVILDAIARLLAGPDGRPLTGRTAVVTAGPTFEPIDPVRGLTNRSSGKQGYAVAAALAELGAQVTLISGPVALDAPVGVTRVWVEAATEMKAAVDAALPADIAVMSAAVADWRVDGVASGKIKKAPGGPPSLALIENPDILAGVSAPGPRRPRLVVGFAAETSDLAANARAKLSRKGCDWIVGNDVSDEVFGSDGNAVTLFTRNGDEPWPRQSKTQVARKLAQRIADHFKA; encoded by the coding sequence ATGACCGCACCCTCGCTTTCCAGCGCCCTGGCCGGCCGCAAGGTCCTGCTGATCATCGGCGGCGGCATCGCCGCCTATAAGGCGCTGGAGCTGATCCGCCTGCTCAGCAAGGCGGGCGCGCAGACGATGGCCGTCCTGACCAAGGCCGGGGCCGAGTTCGTCACCCCCATGTCGCTGGCGGCCCTGACCGGCCATCCGGTCCGACAGGACCTGTTCATGCCGGACGACGAAACCGCCATGGGCCATATCGAACTGTCGCGCTGGGCCGATCTGGTGGTCGTGGCGCCCGCCACGGCCGGGCTGATCGCCAAGGCGGCCAACGGCATGGCCGACGACCTGGCCTCGACCACGCTTCTGGCCACCGACAAGAAGGTGTTGCTGGCTCCGGCGATGAACGTGCGCATGTGGCTGCACCCGGCGGTTCAGGCCAATGTCGCGCGGCTGAAGGGCTTCGACGGCTATCACGGCATGGCCGTGGTCGGACCCGACGACGGCGTCATGGCCTGCGGCGAGTTCGGGCCAGGCCGCATGGCCGAGCCCCCGGTCATCCTGGACGCCATCGCCCGTCTGCTGGCCGGACCGGATGGACGCCCGCTGACCGGCCGGACCGCCGTGGTGACGGCCGGGCCGACGTTCGAGCCGATCGACCCGGTGCGCGGCCTGACCAACCGCTCCAGCGGCAAGCAGGGCTATGCGGTCGCCGCCGCCCTGGCCGAACTGGGGGCGCAGGTGACGCTGATCTCCGGCCCGGTGGCGCTGGACGCGCCCGTGGGCGTGACCCGCGTCTGGGTCGAGGCCGCCACGGAAATGAAGGCCGCTGTCGACGCGGCGCTCCCGGCCGACATCGCCGTGATGAGCGCCGCCGTCGCCGACTGGCGCGTGGACGGGGTGGCCTCGGGCAAGATCAAGAAGGCGCCGGGCGGGCCGCCGTCGCTGGCCCTGATCGAAAACCCCGACATCCTGGCGGGCGTCTCCGCGCCCGGCCCTCGCCGCCCGAGACTGGTGGTCGGTTTCGCCGCCGAGACCAGCGACCTGGCAGCCAACGCGCGCGCCAAGCTCTCCCGCAAGGGGTGCGACTGGATCGTCGGCAATGACGTCTCGGACGAGGTGTTCGGCTCGGACGGAAACGCCGTGACCCTGTTCACCCGCAATGGCGACGAGCCCTGGCCGCGCCAGTCCAAGACCCAGGTCGCCAGGAAGCTGGCCCAGCGCATCGCCGATCACTTCAAGGCTTGA
- a CDS encoding glutamate racemase, which yields MAIGVFDSGVGGLTVHRELTTRFPTRDFIYLGDQAHAPYGGRGGEDIVELTRAGCERLFEAGASIVVLACNTASAIALRRLQQTWIPGMREKLGRPVNVLGIIVPTIEAATGLPWSYEAERNGRLEGEKKQAIDVTGVFCTAATAMSRVYEIEIDKRRDDLAVFTEACPGLAGLIELGAPPEELKVVIDDHVDALRRRIGRHPDKAVLGCTHYEIVADLFAQALPPGVQIISQPAAVADSLERYFGRHPEYELGSSARRDFLTTGTPGPQSDLVAQFWGAPLTFEAA from the coding sequence ATGGCGATAGGCGTTTTCGACTCCGGCGTGGGGGGCCTGACGGTCCACCGCGAACTCACGACCCGCTTTCCGACGCGGGACTTCATCTATCTGGGCGATCAGGCGCACGCCCCCTATGGCGGGCGCGGCGGCGAGGACATCGTCGAACTGACCCGCGCCGGATGCGAGCGCCTGTTCGAGGCGGGCGCCTCGATCGTCGTGCTGGCCTGCAACACGGCCTCGGCCATTGCGCTGCGCCGTCTGCAGCAGACCTGGATTCCGGGGATGCGCGAAAAGCTGGGCCGTCCGGTCAACGTGCTGGGCATCATCGTGCCCACCATCGAGGCGGCCACCGGCCTGCCCTGGTCCTATGAGGCCGAACGCAACGGGCGGCTGGAAGGCGAGAAGAAGCAGGCCATCGACGTCACCGGCGTCTTCTGCACCGCCGCCACCGCCATGAGCCGCGTCTATGAGATCGAGATCGACAAGCGCCGCGACGACCTGGCGGTCTTCACCGAGGCCTGCCCCGGCCTGGCGGGCCTGATCGAACTGGGCGCCCCGCCCGAGGAGTTGAAGGTGGTCATCGACGACCACGTCGACGCCTTGCGCCGCCGGATCGGCCGCCATCCGGACAAGGCCGTCCTGGGCTGCACCCACTATGAGATCGTGGCCGACCTGTTCGCCCAGGCCCTGCCGCCCGGCGTCCAGATCATCAGCCAGCCCGCCGCCGTCGCCGACTCGCTGGAGCGCTATTTCGGGCGCCATCCGGAATATGAGTTGGGCTCCTCGGCCCGCCGCGACTTCCTGACCACCGGAACGCCCGGCCCGCAATCGGACCTGGTCGCCCAGTTCTGGGGCGCGCCCCTGACGTTCGAGGCGGCCTAA
- a CDS encoding M3 family metallopeptidase yields the protein MHRRHLLIGGASLFALSGCASAGAVENAVSGAVAALTTADEARIARAVLPATAPRAELLQPWTGSYEGVPPWDKVTAPKMREAILEGIELQRADIAAIANNAEAPTFANTMAAMEMAGEPLDRAMNVFSVMTSNIGGEQWDVLETELSPILSAASDEITFNEKLFARIKAVADGADAAGLNAQQKRLAERSRDAFVRNGAALDAAGKAELGRINTDLSNAFTSFGQKVVADENTWTVITDEAGLKGLPDSNKAAAAAAARSRNVQGWAIVNTRSSVDPFLTFADDRALRQQVWTKFVKRGDNGDANDTKSTIARIVALRQQRAKLLGFGNHAEWRMQDTMAKTPAAAMDLMQRVWAPAKARVAEEVADMKAIAGHDIEPWDYLYYAEKVRKAKYDLDQNELKPYFELHAVRAASFYMAERLYGFVFKPLAKGTVSTFEPDVTTYEVTDKATGKLIGLFYADDFARPGKRSGAWMTTYRSFSQLTGSKPILASNNNNFVKAPEGQPLLISLDDAETLFHEFGHALHYFSSVVTYPSFGNTPRDFVEYPSQVHEHWVLTRPILDGYMKHVETGQPMPQALVDKIEASSTFNQGYATVSYLSSALVDMDLHTQATPPTDIAAFEKASLDRLGMPKEIVMRHRLPQFNHLFTSDAYSAGYYSYLWSEVMDADTWACFEESGDVFNPEIGGRFKSIILAPGNTTDRGDAYRQFRGRNPDVAALLKVRGFPTS from the coding sequence ATGCACAGACGCCATCTTCTCATCGGAGGCGCGAGCCTCTTCGCCCTGTCGGGCTGCGCTTCGGCCGGGGCCGTGGAGAACGCGGTGAGCGGCGCCGTCGCCGCCCTGACGACCGCCGATGAGGCCCGGATCGCCCGCGCCGTCCTGCCGGCGACCGCGCCGCGCGCCGAGCTGCTGCAGCCCTGGACCGGTTCGTATGAAGGCGTGCCGCCGTGGGACAAGGTGACGGCGCCCAAGATGCGCGAAGCCATCCTGGAAGGCATCGAACTGCAACGCGCCGACATCGCCGCCATCGCGAACAACGCCGAAGCCCCGACCTTCGCCAACACCATGGCGGCGATGGAGATGGCGGGCGAGCCGCTGGACCGCGCCATGAACGTGTTCAGCGTCATGACCTCGAACATCGGCGGCGAGCAGTGGGACGTGCTGGAAACCGAGCTGTCGCCGATCCTGTCGGCCGCCTCGGACGAGATCACCTTCAACGAGAAGCTGTTCGCCCGCATCAAGGCCGTAGCCGACGGCGCTGACGCCGCAGGCCTGAACGCCCAGCAGAAGCGTCTGGCCGAGCGCAGCCGCGACGCCTTCGTGCGCAACGGCGCCGCCCTGGACGCCGCGGGCAAGGCCGAGCTGGGCCGCATCAACACCGATCTGTCGAACGCCTTCACCAGCTTCGGCCAGAAGGTCGTGGCCGACGAGAACACCTGGACCGTCATCACTGATGAGGCCGGGCTGAAGGGCCTGCCGGACTCCAACAAGGCCGCCGCCGCCGCCGCCGCGCGTTCGCGCAACGTCCAGGGCTGGGCCATCGTCAACACCCGCTCTAGCGTCGATCCCTTCCTGACCTTCGCCGACGACCGCGCGCTGCGCCAGCAGGTCTGGACCAAGTTCGTCAAGCGCGGCGACAACGGCGACGCCAACGACACCAAGTCGACCATCGCCCGTATCGTCGCCCTGCGTCAGCAGCGCGCCAAGCTGCTGGGCTTCGGCAACCACGCCGAATGGCGCATGCAAGACACGATGGCCAAGACCCCGGCCGCGGCGATGGACCTGATGCAGCGCGTCTGGGCCCCGGCCAAGGCCCGCGTCGCCGAGGAAGTCGCCGACATGAAGGCGATCGCCGGTCACGACATCGAGCCGTGGGACTATCTCTACTACGCCGAGAAGGTGCGGAAGGCGAAGTACGACCTCGATCAGAACGAGCTGAAGCCCTACTTCGAACTGCACGCCGTGCGCGCGGCCTCCTTCTACATGGCCGAACGCCTGTACGGCTTCGTCTTCAAGCCGCTGGCCAAGGGGACCGTCTCGACCTTCGAGCCGGACGTGACCACCTATGAGGTCACGGACAAGGCCACCGGCAAGCTGATCGGCCTGTTCTACGCCGACGACTTCGCCCGTCCGGGCAAGCGTTCGGGCGCCTGGATGACCACCTATCGGTCGTTCTCGCAGCTGACCGGCTCCAAGCCGATCCTGGCCTCGAACAACAACAACTTCGTCAAGGCGCCGGAGGGCCAGCCCCTGCTGATCTCGCTGGACGACGCCGAGACCCTGTTCCACGAGTTCGGCCACGCCCTGCACTACTTCTCGTCGGTGGTGACCTATCCGTCGTTCGGCAACACGCCGCGCGACTTCGTGGAATATCCGTCGCAGGTGCATGAGCACTGGGTGCTGACCCGGCCCATCCTCGACGGCTATATGAAGCACGTGGAGACGGGCCAGCCGATGCCGCAGGCGCTGGTGGACAAGATCGAGGCCTCCTCGACCTTCAACCAGGGCTACGCCACCGTCAGCTACCTGTCCTCGGCCCTGGTCGACATGGACCTGCACACGCAGGCGACGCCGCCGACCGACATCGCCGCCTTCGAGAAAGCCTCGCTGGACCGTCTGGGCATGCCCAAGGAGATCGTGATGCGGCACCGCCTGCCGCAGTTCAATCACCTGTTCACCTCGGACGCCTATTCGGCCGGCTACTATTCCTACCTGTGGTCGGAAGTGATGGACGCCGACACCTGGGCCTGCTTCGAGGAGTCCGGCGACGTCTTCAACCCGGAGATCGGCGGCCGCTTCAAGTCGATCATCCTGGCGCCGGGCAACACCACCGACCGCGGCGACGCCTATCGCCAGTTCCGCGGCCGCAATCCGGACGTGGCGGCCCTGCTGAAGGTGCGCGGCTTCCCGACTTCTTAA
- a CDS encoding magnesium and cobalt transport protein CorA — MSVVASYVYKDGKRVRAAPLTDQGLTLAKGEYLWIGLHEPTDDEFDVLVRRFHLHPLAVEDALTAHQIPKLEVYGSELFIVARTAQAKGDRILYGETHVFIGPNYVITIRHGSARAHTQLRAQLEASPHQLSHGPDFILHGVLDFIVDGYIPIIDAIEDKVLEMEQVALDSFLSRADITRLFQLRRELVKFSRVLGPMEEVSVKLQSLDLPCIDREVRPYFRDVADHVRRVSSRAAGLRDILASVFEVSNLLEQQRQGVITRKLAAWAAILATPTAVAGIYGMNFEHMPELRWTYGYPAVLAFIVAICIGLYVTFKRTRWL; from the coding sequence ATGAGCGTCGTCGCCTCCTACGTCTACAAGGACGGCAAGCGGGTGCGCGCGGCGCCGCTGACGGATCAGGGCCTGACCCTGGCCAAGGGCGAATACCTGTGGATCGGCCTGCATGAGCCGACGGACGATGAGTTCGATGTCCTGGTCCGACGTTTTCACCTGCACCCCCTGGCGGTCGAGGACGCCCTGACGGCGCACCAGATCCCCAAGCTGGAGGTCTATGGCTCCGAACTGTTCATCGTCGCCCGCACGGCCCAGGCCAAGGGCGACCGCATCCTGTACGGCGAGACTCACGTCTTTATCGGCCCCAACTACGTCATCACCATCCGCCACGGTTCGGCCCGCGCCCACACCCAGTTGCGCGCCCAGCTGGAGGCCTCGCCCCACCAGCTGAGCCACGGCCCGGACTTCATCCTGCACGGAGTGCTGGACTTCATCGTCGACGGCTACATCCCCATCATCGACGCCATCGAGGACAAGGTGCTGGAGATGGAGCAGGTGGCCCTGGACAGCTTTCTGTCGCGCGCCGACATCACCCGCCTGTTCCAGCTGCGCCGCGAACTGGTGAAGTTCAGCCGGGTGCTGGGGCCGATGGAGGAAGTCAGCGTCAAGCTGCAGTCGCTGGACCTGCCCTGCATCGACCGCGAGGTGCGGCCCTATTTCCGCGACGTGGCCGACCATGTGCGCCGCGTCTCCAGCCGGGCGGCGGGCCTGCGCGACATTCTGGCCTCGGTGTTTGAGGTGTCCAACCTGCTGGAGCAGCAGCGCCAGGGCGTCATCACCCGCAAGCTCGCCGCCTGGGCCGCCATCCTGGCCACGCCGACGGCGGTGGCGGGCATCTACGGCATGAATTTCGAACACATGCCGGAGCTGCGCTGGACCTATGGCTATCCGGCCGTTCTGGCCTTCATCGTCGCCATCTGCATCGGCCTGTACGTCACCTTCAAGCGGACGCGTTGGCTGTGA
- the ppc gene encoding phosphoenolpyruvate carboxylase, which translates to MSQTSEFPHDRLRDEVRLLGALLGEVIRDEGGQALYDRIEAVRKASVAYHRDPASDDASELERLLGDLSLDQAIGLTHGFAAFSLLANVAEDRAGKRRAQAQAEAGERADTPEGVLKRLAEAGVDRGAVRDLLSRALISPVLTAHPSEVRRKSVIDRTAAVGELLDGCDRDGIACDPETLKAALRRQIVILWATRLTRASAPVVQDEIDIVVDWLRRIFLHVAPAQLAEWRRLLGAPDLTPFVRIGSWVGGDRDGNPNVDADTLRAAFRSQARAALGFYLDEVHALGAELSLSIDLTRVTPELAALAQGSGDASIQRADEPYRRALSQIYARLSAAYPALTGEPTPRPARFKAPPYDGPNAFRADLNILHDSLVRTHGAVFADDRLARLITAADVFGFHMATLDLRQNSDVHERVVADLLKVAGVCPDYAALDEAERLAVLARELTSPRPLFSPYADYAPETLKERAILQAAAEALSTFGPQAIRTHIVSKTDAASDMLEVYLLLKEVGLYDPADAAACPIQAAPLFETIDDLRAARATLERVLAEPSARAVAEARGVQEVMIGYSDSNKDGSYLTSGWELHEASRALLEVTRAAGVRLQLFHGRGGAVGRGGGSSFSAVLGQPAGTVAGRIRVTEQGEVIANKYGEPEVAQRNLDALTCGTLLASLGPQSDAGYSARYGETAARLSAASMKAYRALVYETPGFVDYFRAATPIAEIADLKIGSRPASRTASPAIEDLRAIPWVFSWSQSRVMLPGWYGFGSAVRGEDPAELRAMAETWPFFRTVIQNMEMVMAKADMAVARRYAGLVPDPALAERIYASIRAEWDRTVAAVLSITGQDALLGGQPELDRLIRQRMPYVEPLNHVQIELIRRRRAGDDDPRVSNGILLAINGVAAGLRNSG; encoded by the coding sequence ATGAGCCAGACTTCGGAATTTCCCCACGACCGCCTCCGCGATGAGGTTCGGCTTCTGGGCGCCCTGCTGGGCGAGGTGATCCGCGACGAGGGCGGACAGGCGCTCTACGACCGGATCGAAGCCGTGCGAAAGGCGTCCGTCGCCTATCACCGCGACCCGGCCTCGGACGATGCTTCGGAACTGGAGCGTCTGCTGGGCGACCTGTCGCTGGATCAGGCCATCGGCCTGACGCATGGTTTCGCCGCCTTCTCCCTGCTGGCCAATGTCGCAGAGGACCGGGCGGGCAAGCGCCGCGCCCAGGCCCAGGCCGAGGCGGGAGAGCGGGCGGACACCCCCGAAGGCGTGCTTAAACGACTGGCCGAAGCGGGCGTCGACAGGGGCGCGGTGCGCGACCTTCTGAGCCGGGCCCTGATCTCGCCGGTGCTGACCGCCCACCCGTCCGAGGTGCGCCGCAAGAGCGTCATCGACCGCACGGCGGCGGTCGGCGAACTGCTGGACGGCTGCGACCGCGACGGGATCGCCTGCGATCCCGAAACGCTGAAGGCGGCCCTGCGCCGTCAGATCGTCATCCTGTGGGCCACGCGGCTGACCCGCGCCTCGGCGCCGGTGGTGCAGGACGAGATCGACATCGTGGTCGACTGGCTGCGGCGCATCTTCCTGCATGTCGCCCCGGCCCAGCTGGCCGAATGGCGGCGCCTGCTGGGGGCGCCCGATCTGACGCCCTTCGTGCGCATCGGCTCCTGGGTCGGCGGCGACCGCGACGGCAACCCGAACGTCGACGCCGACACCCTGCGCGCCGCCTTCCGCAGTCAGGCCCGCGCCGCGCTCGGCTTCTATCTGGACGAGGTGCACGCCCTGGGCGCCGAGCTCAGCCTGTCCATCGACCTGACCCGCGTCACGCCCGAACTGGCCGCCTTGGCGCAAGGCTCGGGCGACGCCTCCATCCAGCGCGCGGACGAACCCTATCGCCGGGCGCTCAGCCAGATCTACGCCCGCCTGTCGGCCGCCTATCCGGCCCTGACCGGCGAGCCGACGCCGCGTCCGGCCCGATTTAAGGCTCCGCCCTATGACGGTCCCAACGCCTTCCGCGCCGACTTGAACATCCTGCACGACAGTCTGGTGCGGACCCACGGCGCCGTCTTCGCCGACGACCGACTAGCGCGACTGATCACGGCGGCGGACGTGTTCGGCTTCCACATGGCGACGCTGGACCTGCGCCAGAACTCCGACGTGCATGAGCGCGTGGTCGCCGACCTGCTGAAGGTCGCGGGCGTCTGCCCCGACTACGCCGCCCTGGACGAAGCTGAGCGGCTGGCCGTGCTGGCGCGCGAGCTGACCAGCCCGCGCCCCCTGTTCTCTCCGTATGCGGACTATGCCCCCGAGACGCTGAAGGAGCGCGCCATCCTTCAGGCCGCCGCCGAGGCTCTTTCGACGTTCGGCCCGCAGGCGATCCGCACCCACATCGTGTCCAAGACCGACGCCGCTTCGGACATGCTGGAGGTCTATCTGCTGCTCAAGGAAGTCGGCCTCTACGACCCGGCCGACGCGGCCGCCTGCCCCATCCAGGCCGCGCCCCTGTTCGAGACCATCGACGACCTGCGCGCCGCCCGCGCCACGCTTGAGCGGGTCCTTGCCGAGCCGTCCGCCCGCGCCGTGGCCGAGGCGCGCGGGGTGCAGGAGGTGATGATCGGCTATTCCGACAGCAACAAGGACGGCTCCTACCTGACCTCGGGCTGGGAGTTGCACGAGGCCTCGCGCGCCCTGCTAGAGGTCACGCGCGCGGCGGGGGTGCGGCTGCAGCTGTTCCATGGGCGCGGCGGCGCCGTGGGGCGCGGCGGCGGATCAAGCTTCTCGGCCGTGCTGGGCCAGCCCGCCGGGACGGTGGCGGGCCGCATCCGCGTCACCGAACAGGGCGAGGTCATCGCCAACAAATACGGCGAGCCGGAGGTGGCCCAACGCAACCTCGACGCCCTGACCTGCGGGACGCTGCTGGCCTCGCTGGGGCCGCAATCGGACGCCGGCTACAGCGCGCGCTATGGCGAAACGGCCGCGCGCCTGTCGGCCGCCTCGATGAAGGCCTATCGGGCCCTCGTCTATGAGACGCCGGGCTTCGTCGACTATTTCCGCGCCGCCACCCCCATCGCCGAGATCGCCGACCTGAAGATCGGCTCGCGCCCGGCCAGCCGCACCGCCTCGCCCGCCATCGAGGACCTGCGCGCCATTCCGTGGGTGTTCAGCTGGTCGCAGTCGCGGGTCATGCTGCCCGGCTGGTACGGCTTCGGCTCGGCGGTTCGGGGCGAAGACCCGGCCGAACTGCGCGCCATGGCCGAAACCTGGCCCTTCTTCCGCACCGTCATCCAGAACATGGAGATGGTCATGGCCAAGGCCGACATGGCCGTCGCCCGGCGCTACGCCGGCCTGGTCCCCGACCCCGCTCTGGCCGAGCGCATCTATGCTTCTATCCGCGCCGAATGGGACCGCACCGTCGCCGCCGTCCTGTCCATCACCGGCCAGGACGCCCTGCTGGGCGGTCAGCCCGAACTGGACCGGCTGATCCGCCAGCGGATGCCTTATGTCGAGCCGCTGAACCATGTTCAGATCGAGCTGATCCGCCGCCGCCGCGCAGGCGACGATGATCCGCGCGTCAGCAACGGCATCCTTCTGGCCATCAACGGCGTGGCGGCAGGCCTCAGAAACAGCGGTTGA
- the ffh gene encoding signal recognition particle protein, with the protein MFEALNERLTGVFDRITGRGALSEKDVEEALREVRVALLEADVALPVVKDFIARAKTAATGEDVIRAVKPADQVIKIVYDGLVDMLGGEEPVPLNTNATPPAVVLMAGLQGSGKTTTSAKLALRLSKFDKKKVMMASLDTRRPAAMEQLATLGQQIEVATLPIVAGESAVQITRRALQSAKLQGFDVLILDTAGRITLDEGLMNEVAEVAQIAKPVETLLVADSLTGQDAVRTAAAFHERLPLTGLVLTRADGDGRGGAMLSMRAVTGLPIKYLGAGEKVDALDVFDARRVAGRILGQGDIVALVEKAAGELDQAKAEKMARKLAKGQFDLDDLAGQLNQMKKMGGLQGIMGLLPGVAKLKNQMAENNVSDKMIDRQLAVINSMTKAERKKPDLLNASRKKRVAKGAGVEVQDINRLLKQHRQMADMVKSLSKGGGKNLQKMASMMGGLPGIGGGGKDMNRLKALGGGKMPEPSDDEMKAIQDRLAGLGGGQLPGGLPGLPGFPKKN; encoded by the coding sequence ATGTTTGAGGCTCTGAACGAGCGGCTGACAGGCGTATTCGACCGGATCACCGGCCGCGGCGCCCTGTCCGAAAAGGATGTCGAGGAGGCCCTGCGCGAGGTCCGCGTCGCCCTGCTCGAGGCCGACGTCGCCCTGCCGGTCGTCAAGGACTTCATCGCCCGCGCCAAGACGGCCGCGACCGGCGAGGACGTCATCCGCGCGGTCAAGCCCGCCGATCAGGTCATCAAGATCGTCTATGACGGCCTGGTCGACATGCTGGGCGGCGAAGAGCCGGTTCCGCTGAACACCAATGCGACCCCGCCCGCCGTCGTGCTGATGGCCGGTCTGCAGGGCTCGGGCAAGACGACGACCTCGGCCAAGCTGGCCCTGCGCCTGTCGAAGTTCGACAAGAAGAAGGTCATGATGGCCTCGCTGGACACGCGTCGTCCGGCGGCCATGGAGCAGCTGGCCACCCTGGGCCAGCAGATCGAGGTCGCGACCCTGCCCATCGTGGCCGGCGAGAGCGCGGTCCAGATCACCCGCCGCGCGCTGCAATCGGCCAAGCTGCAGGGCTTCGATGTCCTGATCCTCGACACCGCCGGCCGCATCACCCTGGACGAAGGGCTGATGAACGAGGTGGCCGAGGTCGCGCAGATCGCCAAGCCGGTCGAGACCCTGCTGGTCGCCGACAGCCTGACCGGTCAGGACGCCGTGCGCACCGCCGCCGCCTTCCACGAACGCCTGCCGCTGACCGGTCTGGTGCTGACCCGCGCCGATGGCGACGGGCGCGGCGGCGCCATGCTGTCGATGCGCGCCGTCACCGGCCTGCCGATCAAATATCTGGGCGCGGGCGAAAAGGTCGATGCGCTGGACGTCTTTGACGCCCGCCGCGTCGCCGGCCGCATCCTGGGTCAGGGGGACATCGTCGCCCTGGTCGAGAAGGCTGCGGGCGAGCTGGACCAGGCCAAGGCCGAGAAGATGGCCCGCAAGCTGGCCAAGGGTCAGTTTGACCTGGACGACCTGGCGGGCCAGCTGAACCAGATGAAGAAGATGGGCGGTCTTCAGGGCATCATGGGCCTGTTGCCCGGCGTGGCCAAGCTGAAGAACCAGATGGCCGAGAACAACGTCTCGGACAAGATGATCGACCGCCAACTGGCCGTCATCAACTCCATGACCAAGGCCGAGCGCAAGAAGCCGGACCTGCTGAACGCCAGCCGCAAGAAGCGCGTGGCCAAGGGCGCCGGCGTCGAGGTCCAGGACATCAACCGCCTGCTGAAGCAGCACCGGCAGATGGCCGACATGGTCAAGTCCCTGTCCAAGGGCGGCGGCAAGAACCTGCAGAAAATGGCCTCCATGATGGGCGGCCTGCCCGGCATAGGCGGCGGCGGTAAGGACATGAACCGCTTGAAGGCCCTGGGCGGCGGCAAGATGCCGGAACCCTCGGACGATGAAATGAAAGCCATTCAGGACCGCTTGGCGGGTCTGGGCGGCGGACAACTTCCGGGGGGCCTTCCGGGTCTGCCGGGCTTCCCCAAAAAGAACTAA